CAATGCCGGAAAACTCATGACCGATCAGCACACGGTTTATAACTCCCGTATGTTCTGTACCCGGTGGAATGGCTTGGAAAAAGGCTCTATCTTTGATGATGCGCTGGACGATAAAGAATACGAGGGAAATTTAATTTATTTACTGAACAGCGGCAGTGAATTTATTCGCAATAATTCCAAAGTCCGTTTTGTCAAAAAGGCACAGTATCGTGTAGACAAACCGGATTATGCTGAACGAGCTGTGACAGAGGCTCTTGTCAATGCGCTTATCCATCGTGATTATATTGTGCTTGGCAGCGAAATCCATATTGATATGTTTGATGATCGGGTGGAAATCACATCTCCGGGCGGTATGTTTGGCGGTGGATCAATTCAGGAATATGATATTTACAGTATCCGTTCCATGCGGCGAAACCCTGTCATTGCTGACCTGTTCCATCGCATGAAGTACATGGAACGCCGTGGAAGTGGCCTACG
The Anaerotignum faecicola DNA segment above includes these coding regions:
- a CDS encoding AAA family ATPase; the encoded protein is DYSFTLLEATYLERTGLRFEPSDYVSFGLTDKNGLLTNAGKLMTDQHTVYNSRMFCTRWNGLEKGSIFDDALDDKEYEGNLIYLLNSGSEFIRNNSKVRFVKKAQYRVDKPDYAERAVTEALVNALIHRDYIVLGSEIHIDMFDDRVEITSPGGMFGGGSIQEYDIYSIRSMRRNPVIADLFHRMKYMERRGSGLRKIVSETEKLPGYTEAYKPEFSSTATDFRVILKNVNYNL